Proteins from one Triticum aestivum cultivar Chinese Spring chromosome 7A, IWGSC CS RefSeq v2.1, whole genome shotgun sequence genomic window:
- the LOC123149201 gene encoding probable ubiquitin conjugation factor E4, whose protein sequence is MASPSAPAPSRPQRSPDEVEDIILRKILLVSLAPPSAPNPAVPYLELTAAELLSESRPLLALRDAAERLLIDRLSLPAASPPPFRFLAAAFGRAADEARKISTIRDPALQARLRASIAHVRGLILSYARIVAGNPDTFPTPPNAPHPAAELLVFLLAEAADPLDSAPSPGAPPPGGFLDELFGNADYDAVEPVMGELYERLRQSVGKVSALGDFQRPLRVLKRLVGIPNCAKALVQHPKWIPKNQIMLIGEGRTMEICSLLGAFFHVSAIPDREFASQPDVGQQCFSDASTRRPADLLSSFAAIQNVMNSLQDGLRDVLLVLLKNSDTREKVLEYLAAVINTNAGRSGMRVDPLKCASSGMFVNLSAVMLRLCEPFLDKMESMKGKIDVKYLFCNKRVDFKSLTAVNASSEEVSSWIESWSQDNASGKANKENFSFICECFFMTARVLNLGVMKAVADLKHISQELARCEDDLEANKAIRDQGGSSPQLEQDITRLEKIVAALSQEQFCYESQILRDSAFLQRALSFYRLMILWSVDLVGGFKMPLPSECPMEFSCIPEHFLDDAMDLLALTSRIPKALEGFPLDNFLNFNIMFMASSSYIKNPYLKAKMVEVLKSWMPQRSGLKSTASLFEGHQLCLDYLVKNLLKLYVDIEFTGSHTQFFDKFNIRHNIAELLEYLWDVPSHRNAWRQMAKEEEKGVYLNFLNFLINDSIYLLDESLKRILELKEIEAEMANTVAWDSRPAQEREERLRAFHQSENIARFDMKLANEDVGMLAFTSEQIPAPLLLPEMVERVASMLNYFLLQLAGPQRKSLTVKDPEKYEFKPKQLLKQIATIYVHIARGDKEAVFPAAISKDGRSYSEQLFASATNILWKIGVDPQIIQEFMQLAGKAKAAAAEAMDAEAILGDIPDEFLDPIQYTLMNDPVILPSSRVTVDRPVIVRHLLSDSTDPFNRSQLTQDMLIPDTDLKLRIEEFVRSQQSRKRRAVDTQTGEPDGAADMVE, encoded by the coding sequence ATGGCGTCCCCGTCCGCGCCGGCGCCGTCGCGGCCGCAGCGCTCGCCGGACGAGGTCGAGGACATCATCCTCCGCAAGATCCTCCTCGTCTCCCTCGCGCCCCCGTCCGCCCCCAACCCCGCCGTGCCCTACCTCGAGCTCACCGCCGCCGAGCTCCTCTCCGAGTCGCGCCCCCTCCTCGCCCTCCGCGACGCCGCCGAGCGCCTCCTCATCGACCGCCTCtccctccccgccgcctcgccgccgcccttcCGGTTCCTCGCCGCCGCCTTCGGCCGCGCCGCGGACGAGGCCCGCAAGATCTCCACGATCCgcgaccccgcgctccaggcgcgGCTCAGGGCGTCCATCGCCCACGTCCGCGGCCTCATCCTCTCCTACGCGCGCATCGTCGCGGGGAACCCGGACACCTTCCCGACGCCCCCCAAcgcgccccaccccgccgccgAGCTGCTCGTCTTCCTGCTCGCGGAGGCCGCCGACCCGCTCGACTCCGCCCCGTCccccggcgccccgccgccggGGGGCTTCCTGGACGAGCTCTTCGGGAACGCCGACTATGACGCCGTCGAGCCGGTGATGGGCGAGCTGTACGAGCGCCTGAGGCAGAGCGTCGGCAAGGTATCGGCGCTGGGCGACTTCCAGCGGCCTCTCCGTGTGCTGAAGCGGCTGGTGGGGATCCCCAACTGCGCCAAGGCTCTGGTGCAGCACCCCAAGTGGATTCCTAAGAATCAAATCATGCTGATTGGGGAAGGAAGAACCATGGAGATCTGCAGCTTGCTTGGGGCCTTCTTCCATGTCAGTGCTATTCCCGATCGTGAATTCGCAAGCCAGCCTGATGTTGGGCAACAGTGCTTCTCTGATGCATCTACACGCAGGCCGGCTGATTTACTGTCATCATTCGCAGCAATACAGAATGTTATGAATAGCTTGCAGGATGGGCTGAGGGATGTTCTTCTAGTGCTGCTTAAGAATTCGGATACTCGAGAAAAGGTCCTTGAATATCTGGCAGCGGTGATAAACACAAATGCAGGAAGATCTGGCATGCGTGTGGACCCTTTGAAATGTGCAAGTTCGGGTATGTTTGTCAATCTCAGTGCTGTCATGCTCCGTCTGTGCGAGCCTTTTTTGGATAAAATGGAGTCGATGAAGGGCAAGATTGATGTCAAGTACCTCTTCTGCAACAAAAGAGTAGATTTCAAGAGCTTGACCGCTGTAAATGCCTCCTCAGAAGAAGTCTCATCATGGATAGAGAGCTGGAGCCAAGATAATGCCAGTGGGAAGGCAAATAAAGAGAATTTCTCATTTATTTGCGAATGTTTTTTCATGACGGCAAGGGTACTTAACttgggagtgatgaaagctgtggCAGATCTTAAACATATCTCTCAGGAACTCGCAAGGTGTGAAGATGATTTGGAAGCAAACAAAGCAATCAGAGATCAAGGAGGAAGTTCACCACAGCTTGAGCAAGATATAACACGCTTGGAGAAGATAGTTGCAGCCTTATCCCAAGAACAGTTCTGCTATGAATCTCAGATACTAAGGGACAGTGCTTTTCTTCAGCGTGCACTATCTTTCTACAGATTAATGATATTGTGGTCAGTAGACCTAGTTGGGGGATTTAAGATGCCTTTGCCATCAGAATGCCCCATGGAATTTTCCTGCATACCGGAGCATTTTCTTGATGATGCAATGGATTTACTTGCTCTAACCTCTAGAATTCCAAAAGCTCTGGAGGGCTTCCCATTGGATAATTTTCTCAATTTCAACATCATGTTCATGGCGAGCTCTTCTTACATTAAAAATCCTTACCTGAAAGCAAAGATGGTTGAAGTTTTGAAAAGCTGGATGCCACAAAGAAGCGGCTTGAAATCCACAGCCTCGTTATTTGAGGGGCACCAACTATGTCTCGATTATCTTGTCAAGAATCTTCTGAAGCTTTATGTGGATATTGAATTCACTGGCTCCCATACACAGTTCTTCGACAAATTTAATATCCGGCACAACATTGCTGAGCTTCTTGAGTATTTATGGGATGTTCCCAGTCATCGAAATGCTTGGAGACAAATGGCTAAAGAAGAGGAAAAGGGTGTCTACTTGAATTTTCTGAACTTCCTTATCAATGATAGCATCTATCTTCTTGATGAGAGTTTGAAAAGGATTCTTGAGCTAAAGGAAATAGAGGCTGAAATGGCTAATACTGTTGCATGGGATAGCAGGCCTGCTCAAGAAAGAGAGGAGCGGTTGCGCGCGTTTCATCAGTCAGAGAATATTGCTCGATTTGATATGAAGCTCGCAAATGAGGATGTTGGGATGCTTGCTTTCACGTCAGAACAAATTCCAGCACCTTTGCTTCTTCCAGAAATGGTGGAAAGGGTGGCGAGCATGTTAAATTACTTCCTCTTGCAGCTTGCTGGTCCCCAGAGGAAATCCTTGACTGTAAAAGATCCAGAGAAGTATGAGTTCAAACCGAAGCAGCTATTGAAACAGATTGCTACCATCTATGTCCACATTGCAAGGGGTGATAAGGAAGCTGTCTTCCCAGCTGCAATCTCAAAAGACGGAAGGTCATACAGTGAGCAGTTGTTTGCTAGCGCAACTAATATTTTGTGGAAGATTGGGGTAGACCCCCAAATCATACAGGAGTTTATGCAACTTGCAGGTAAAGCAAaagctgctgccgctgaggccatGGACGCTGAGGCTATCCTTGGGGACATACCAGACGAATTTCTTGATCCGATCCAGTATACTCTGATGAATGATCCTGTGATACTACCATCGTCGCGGGTCACAGTAGATCGACCAGTTATTGTTCGGCATTTGCTCAGTGACAGTACTGATCCGTTCAACCGCTCCCAGCTCACTCAAGACATGTTGATACCAGATACAGATCTCAAGTTGCGCATTGAAGAATTTGTCAGGTCCCAGCAGTCGAGGAAGCGGAGGGCTGTCGACACTCAGACCGGGGAGCCTGATGGTGCTGCTGATATGGTGGAGTGA